A section of the Methanosarcina mazei S-6 genome encodes:
- a CDS encoding type I restriction endonuclease subunit R, with product MQKVTLADRITTQEESFEIYSDYSEDSLVEKSAILEFKKLGYIHLNCFNEKVELDGKGTLGRKTKSEVLLFQKLREAIKKLNPDICDEAEEQAIQELAKDRSRLSSVKANQEVYSLIKNGVKVKVRNEKGEIEDQTIKIIDFENPKNNDFFLASQFWITGEIHPIRTDLLGFVNGIPLVLIELKAPGKRVKEAFDKNITDYRKAATQLFWYNAFIILSNGRESKIGTVTSGFEHFGEWKRIEDEDETGDTILDTMIKGACEKSRLLDILENFTLFSSTEGHPVKIIARNHQYLGVNNSIESFKNRKENDGKIGVFWHTPGSGKSYSMIFFAQKILRKFSGNYTFVIVTDRDELDEQIHKNFQNAGVVTEIGVRARSGRHLKQLLTEDHRLVFTLIHKFGTNKGVKHPLLSDRDDIIVIADEAHRTQYDTLAQNMRDALPNASFIGFTGTPLMEGEEKTRDTFGDYVSIYNFIQSIEDGATVPLYYENRVPEVQLHNESLNDDIYREIEKAGLNDEEETRLATEFSKEYHIIVREKRLETIAKDIVEHYVTRGYSGKALVVSIDKLTTVKMHDKVQKYWNQYIEELKEQRKAITESEEAKDLEKLISEFENVDMAVVISEGQDEVRKFEKNRLDIKPHRKRVNEENLEEIFKDSKSRLKIVFVCSKWREGFDVPSLTTIYLDRPMKDHSLMQTIARANRVFENKDGGFIVDYAGIFRNLEQALKIYATPKSGGVEVPIKPKEKLLDALEQKIKEINKFLSSLRVDSQKIIKTKSGFEKIRLLKNATDAILKNESTKKKFLTEAGTALKIYKSILPHRRASEFLSQITLYEELINEIHSLDPEIDISRVMDSIQGILDKSIKSREYIIEESKKGRMISLKEIDFNALADRFDKQHKNTEFEWLKNLVSYKLKEMIKLNPSRLDYQKKFETLIEMYNSGSANVDHSYKELIDFAKELKKEDERAIMENLTEEELSLFDKLRKPDLNEKERRQVKKVAKELLSTLKTEKLVLDWRKKQQAVAAVKKEIEDKLDQELPDSYIPEIYNEKCNLVFQHIYDSYAEDNHSIFEATA from the coding sequence ATGCAAAAAGTAACTCTAGCAGACCGGATAACAACTCAGGAAGAAAGTTTTGAAATATATTCCGATTACAGCGAAGACTCTCTTGTAGAAAAGTCTGCAATTCTTGAATTCAAAAAGCTGGGTTACATTCACCTGAACTGTTTCAATGAAAAAGTAGAGCTTGACGGTAAAGGGACTCTCGGGAGAAAAACGAAATCAGAAGTGCTGCTTTTCCAAAAACTGAGAGAAGCAATCAAAAAGCTCAACCCTGACATTTGCGACGAGGCTGAAGAGCAGGCAATCCAAGAACTGGCAAAGGACAGGAGCAGGCTGAGCTCTGTAAAAGCAAATCAGGAAGTTTATTCGCTAATCAAAAACGGAGTCAAGGTCAAAGTCAGGAATGAAAAAGGGGAAATTGAAGACCAGACTATAAAAATCATCGATTTTGAGAATCCAAAAAATAACGACTTCTTTCTGGCTTCGCAGTTCTGGATAACCGGAGAGATACATCCTATACGAACCGATTTATTAGGATTTGTAAATGGAATTCCCCTGGTCCTCATTGAATTAAAAGCTCCTGGAAAAAGGGTGAAAGAGGCTTTTGATAAGAACATAACAGATTATCGAAAAGCGGCTACCCAGCTTTTCTGGTATAATGCCTTCATAATACTCTCCAATGGCAGGGAATCAAAAATAGGGACTGTTACGAGCGGGTTTGAACACTTTGGAGAATGGAAAAGGATTGAAGATGAGGATGAAACCGGGGACACCATTCTGGATACGATGATAAAAGGGGCCTGCGAAAAAAGCCGCCTTCTCGATATTCTGGAAAATTTCACTCTTTTCTCAAGCACGGAAGGTCACCCTGTAAAGATTATTGCTAGAAACCACCAGTACCTCGGAGTCAACAATTCAATAGAATCCTTCAAGAATCGCAAAGAAAATGATGGAAAGATCGGAGTCTTCTGGCACACTCCGGGCTCTGGGAAAAGCTATTCGATGATCTTTTTTGCACAAAAGATCCTGCGGAAATTTTCGGGCAATTATACCTTTGTGATCGTAACCGACAGGGATGAGCTGGATGAGCAGATCCATAAAAACTTCCAGAACGCAGGTGTGGTAACAGAAATAGGTGTGCGAGCCAGAAGTGGCAGGCATCTCAAACAACTGCTTACAGAAGACCACAGGCTGGTTTTTACTCTGATCCATAAATTCGGGACCAACAAAGGAGTAAAACATCCTCTGCTTTCGGATCGAGACGATATCATAGTAATTGCGGACGAAGCTCACAGGACGCAGTATGACACCCTGGCACAAAACATGAGAGATGCCCTACCAAATGCAAGCTTTATAGGTTTTACAGGTACACCGTTAATGGAAGGTGAAGAAAAAACCAGAGACACATTCGGGGATTACGTAAGCATATATAATTTTATACAATCAATCGAAGACGGGGCAACCGTTCCTCTCTATTATGAAAATCGTGTGCCTGAAGTCCAGTTACACAACGAGAGCCTTAACGATGATATTTATAGAGAAATCGAAAAAGCAGGCCTGAACGATGAAGAAGAAACAAGGCTTGCCACGGAGTTTTCTAAGGAATATCATATCATTGTAAGAGAAAAACGCCTGGAAACAATTGCAAAAGACATTGTAGAACACTATGTCACAAGAGGTTATTCAGGAAAAGCCCTTGTTGTATCAATAGATAAGCTCACAACGGTAAAAATGCACGATAAAGTGCAGAAATACTGGAACCAGTATATCGAAGAGCTAAAAGAGCAAAGAAAAGCTATAACAGAAAGCGAAGAAGCAAAAGATCTTGAAAAATTGATCTCGGAATTTGAAAACGTGGACATGGCTGTTGTCATAAGTGAAGGACAGGATGAAGTAAGGAAATTTGAGAAAAATAGGCTGGATATAAAGCCTCACAGAAAAAGAGTGAATGAGGAAAATTTAGAAGAGATTTTCAAAGACTCAAAGAGCAGGCTCAAAATTGTTTTCGTATGCAGTAAATGGAGAGAAGGATTCGACGTTCCCTCGCTTACCACTATTTACCTTGACAGGCCCATGAAAGATCACAGTCTCATGCAAACTATTGCCAGGGCAAACAGAGTCTTTGAAAATAAAGATGGGGGCTTCATTGTTGACTATGCCGGCATTTTCAGAAATCTTGAACAGGCCCTTAAGATTTATGCCACTCCCAAATCTGGTGGAGTTGAAGTCCCAATTAAGCCGAAAGAAAAACTTCTTGATGCCCTCGAACAGAAAATCAAAGAGATAAATAAATTCCTGTCCAGCCTTCGTGTAGATTCCCAAAAGATCATTAAGACAAAGTCGGGTTTTGAGAAAATAAGGCTCTTAAAAAATGCCACTGACGCCATTCTCAAAAACGAATCAACAAAAAAGAAGTTTTTAACCGAAGCCGGAACCGCTCTCAAAATCTATAAGTCCATACTCCCCCACAGGCGGGCTTCAGAGTTTCTCTCACAGATAACTCTTTACGAGGAGCTGATAAACGAAATTCACTCTTTAGACCCAGAAATTGACATTTCGAGAGTAATGGACAGCATACAGGGAATTCTGGATAAATCGATCAAGTCCAGAGAATACATTATTGAAGAGTCAAAGAAAGGCAGAATGATTTCTCTTAAAGAGATTGACTTCAATGCTCTGGCAGACAGATTTGATAAACAGCATAAGAACACAGAGTTTGAATGGTTAAAAAATCTTGTTTCTTACAAGCTAAAAGAAATGATTAAATTAAACCCCAGCCGCCTTGACTACCAGAAGAAATTCGAAACCCTGATTGAAATGTATAATTCAGGTTCTGCTAATGTAGATCATTCTTATAAAGAATTGATCGACTTTGCGAAAGAGCTGAAAAAAGAAGATGAGAGAGCAATAATGGAAAACTTAACTGAAGAAGAACTCTCCCTCTTTGATAAGCTTAGAAAACCTGACCTGAACGAAAAAGAAAGAAGGCAGGTAAAGAAAGTCGCTAAAGAGCTACTTAGCACATTAAAGACTGAAAAACTTGTTCTTGACTGGAGAAAAAAGCAGCAGGCAGTTGCCGCAGTTAAAAAAGAAATTGAAGACAAACTGGATCAGGAGTTGCCTGATTCATACATTCCTGAAATATATAACGAAAAATGTAATTTAGTATTCCAGCATATTTACGATTCTTACGCTGAGGATAACCATAGCATCTTTGAAGCGACAGCCTGA
- a CDS encoding PEGA domain-containing protein — translation MLINRTIILLAAAIFLIFDVYDLASAGGTTTENNSNVDFQQTQPKDSQSPIAEILSINNNSSQIASRCSPAIYGDRVVWEIIRNEGSNNDIYMYNVSTSKETQITTSGKANYPAIYEDKVVWTDYRNENNHIYMYNLSAERETQITTNESIKSGPEIYGDRIIWIDDRNGKQDIYVYNISTTKETQITTNGSASEYGSPAIYGDRIVWQDERDGNSDIYMYNLSTEKETRITINESSQEDPAIYGNRIVWTDYRNSKESSTFYMNSNSDIYMYDLSTSTETQITSNKSNQFRPEIYGDRIVWVDERNSDKSGEFYMNSNSDIYMYDLSTSTEIQITTNELDQDFPFLYSDRIVWMDSRNLSDIYMYNITNSKEIPITTNQSSQISEINVDISMSWNPDSAVPLDNATFAISGPDETYIGNGSDWTKFNASAGTYMINYEPVNGYETPVFETKNLTAGNKITFSGNYSLKKRSADSIDFGDGYILLIKQIDPANNETLMEIKLDERTVNEMRVKKHDIVMFYKISYSVNESGKPSWLDIIIEDISQDSDGNYINICITPPHLKFAIGGPNPFKKLRITSIPEGANILLDGEYIGKTPKETKITDLRTYLICLELEGYERWEQKSEVQASNKSEVQVEALLTEKQPIPTTITSPASESRYINISSIPEGAEILIDGRYIGRTPAQIPIENINEHSLCLKKEGYNDYKDDFFLSGENKKEMKYELQPIPTSLTPSKQEKITPTLTEEEGPNFLTIPALLALICGYLILRKK, via the coding sequence ATGCTGATAAACAGAACAATCATTCTTTTAGCGGCTGCAATCTTTCTCATTTTTGATGTTTACGATCTTGCATCTGCAGGGGGGACTACTACAGAAAATAATTCGAATGTTGATTTTCAGCAAACTCAACCCAAAGATAGTCAATCTCCGATTGCTGAAATCCTGAGCATCAATAATAACTCAAGTCAGATTGCGAGTCGATGCTCTCCTGCAATCTACGGTGATAGAGTAGTGTGGGAAATTATTCGCAATGAGGGGTCTAATAACGATATCTACATGTACAATGTCTCTACTTCTAAGGAAACTCAGATCACCACAAGTGGAAAAGCTAATTATCCTGCTATTTACGAGGATAAAGTAGTCTGGACTGATTATCGTAATGAAAACAACCATATATACATGTATAATCTCTCTGCTGAAAGAGAGACTCAGATTACAACCAACGAATCAATCAAGTCGGGTCCTGAAATCTATGGTGATAGGATAATATGGATTGATGATCGCAACGGAAAACAGGATATTTACGTGTATAATATCTCCACTACCAAGGAAACTCAGATTACTACCAATGGATCCGCAAGCGAGTATGGTTCTCCTGCAATTTATGGTGATAGGATAGTGTGGCAGGACGAGAGGGATGGAAATTCTGATATCTACATGTACAACCTCTCTACTGAAAAAGAAACGCGGATTACAATCAATGAATCAAGTCAAGAGGACCCGGCTATCTACGGCAACAGAATAGTATGGACAGATTATCGCAATAGTAAAGAAAGTAGCACCTTCTACATGAATAGTAACTCCGATATCTACATGTATGATCTGTCAACTTCTACAGAAACTCAAATTACCAGCAACAAATCTAATCAGTTTAGACCTGAAATTTACGGTGATAGGATAGTATGGGTGGATGAGCGCAATAGTGATAAAAGTGGCGAATTCTACATGAATAGTAACTCCGACATCTACATGTACGATCTTTCCACTTCCACAGAAATCCAGATAACCACTAATGAATTAGATCAGGATTTTCCTTTTCTCTACTCGGATAGAATAGTATGGATGGATTCTCGAAATTTATCTGACATCTACATGTACAATATCACAAATTCCAAAGAAATCCCGATCACTACCAATCAATCATCTCAGATTAGTGAAATAAATGTAGATATAAGTATGTCCTGGAATCCTGACTCAGCAGTTCCTTTAGATAATGCGACTTTTGCCATATCAGGGCCAGATGAGACGTATATAGGAAATGGGTCAGACTGGACTAAATTTAATGCATCTGCAGGCACATATATGATAAATTATGAGCCAGTAAATGGATATGAAACACCTGTTTTTGAAACTAAAAATCTGACCGCAGGAAATAAAATCACTTTCTCTGGGAATTATTCACTAAAAAAGAGATCTGCAGATAGTATTGATTTTGGAGATGGATATATACTATTAATAAAGCAAATAGATCCCGCAAACAACGAAACTTTGATGGAAATAAAGTTAGACGAACGTACAGTTAATGAAATGAGAGTGAAAAAACACGATATAGTTATGTTTTATAAAATAAGCTATTCAGTAAATGAGAGTGGCAAACCTAGTTGGCTTGATATAATTATCGAAGATATATCCCAGGATTCTGATGGCAACTACATAAATATTTGTATTACACCTCCACATTTAAAATTTGCAATAGGAGGACCAAATCCATTTAAAAAACTAAGAATTACTTCTATTCCCGAAGGAGCGAATATATTACTTGATGGAGAATACATAGGTAAAACTCCAAAGGAAACTAAAATAACCGATTTGAGAACATATTTAATCTGTTTAGAACTGGAAGGATATGAGAGATGGGAACAAAAAAGTGAAGTTCAGGCATCCAATAAATCCGAAGTGCAAGTAGAAGCTCTCTTGACTGAAAAACAGCCTATACCCACAACAATTACTTCTCCTGCCTCCGAATCTCGTTACATCAATATCTCTTCAATTCCAGAAGGGGCAGAGATATTGATTGATGGAAGATACATTGGAAGAACCCCGGCACAAATTCCAATCGAAAATATAAATGAACATTCACTCTGCCTAAAAAAAGAAGGATACAATGATTATAAAGACGACTTTTTTCTTTCAGGAGAGAACAAAAAAGAAATGAAATATGAATTACAGCCTATTCCTACATCTCTGACTCCATCTAAACAAGAAAAAATAACACCAACTCTAACAGAAGAGGAAGGCCCAAACTTTCTGACAATTCCAGCTTTGTTGGCTTTAATTTGCGGATACTTAATTTTGAGAAAAAAATAA
- a CDS encoding MarC family protein, with translation MVTENLGFFIYVFSSIFVVVSPISGVVTFISMTSKMTRKEKNDIAKKAVILACVIALFFAITGSMILKLFSISVDSLRVAGGLLLFSIAFDMMHAKVSRESITEEEITQSQEREDIWVFPIGLPLLTGPGTISTVIVIMGMAEGVQQKAIVVASIILTFIICLFIFLFSRRLHKFIGYNGMLVFTRLMGLLLAALAVDLTAAGIINIFGLTI, from the coding sequence ATGGTAACCGAAAATCTCGGATTTTTTATTTATGTATTCTCATCCATCTTTGTGGTTGTAAGCCCTATCAGTGGAGTTGTAACTTTTATCTCCATGACAAGCAAGATGACCCGCAAAGAAAAAAACGATATCGCAAAAAAAGCAGTCATACTAGCATGTGTAATTGCCCTGTTTTTTGCGATTACTGGAAGTATGATACTTAAATTATTCAGCATCAGTGTGGACTCCCTCAGGGTTGCCGGAGGTCTTTTGCTTTTCAGCATAGCGTTTGACATGATGCACGCAAAGGTCTCACGTGAGAGCATTACAGAAGAAGAAATTACTCAGTCCCAGGAAAGGGAAGATATCTGGGTCTTCCCTATAGGCCTTCCACTTCTGACAGGACCCGGTACGATCAGCACAGTAATTGTCATTATGGGCATGGCAGAAGGTGTTCAACAAAAAGCAATAGTAGTTGCCTCAATAATACTGACATTCATTATTTGCCTGTTTATCTTCCTTTTCTCAAGGAGGCTGCACAAATTCATAGGATACAATGGAATGCTGGTCTTCACAAGGCTTATGGGGCTTTTGCTTGCGGCTCTTGCAGTTGACCTGACCGCTGCGGGAATAATAAATATATTTGGGCTCACAATTTAA
- a CDS encoding NUDIX domain-containing protein, whose amino-acid sequence MPSAYDNRRGSVIVETEEGVLLVSSSGSYYRLPGGKPEKGEASIEAAIRELREETGLRAYDVRYLFKFHASKIFRIKAKGEPEPGSEIHHFAYFRPGKDMEVQVSENTLKILDKYYELKEKESK is encoded by the coding sequence ATTCCAAGCGCATACGACAACCGCAGAGGCTCGGTAATTGTTGAAACCGAAGAAGGAGTCCTGCTCGTGAGCAGTTCGGGGTCTTATTATCGGCTTCCCGGAGGAAAACCGGAAAAAGGGGAAGCGAGCATCGAAGCTGCAATTCGGGAGCTCAGGGAAGAGACCGGGCTTCGGGCTTACGACGTCAGGTACCTTTTCAAGTTTCATGCGTCCAAGATCTTCAGGATTAAGGCGAAGGGCGAACCAGAGCCGGGAAGCGAGATTCACCATTTTGCGTATTTCAGGCCAGGCAAGGATATGGAAGTACAGGTTTCTGAGAATACGCTCAAAATACTGGATAAGTATTATGAGCTGAAGGAGAAGGAGAGTAAGTAA
- a CDS encoding restriction endonuclease subunit S, whose amino-acid sequence MEFTKRTLGDICDEVKGIVQTGPFGSQLHKSDYKDEGIPVVMPKNIIEDKISIEEIARIGKKDVERLSQHKLQKGDIVYGRRGDIGRRALIKGEQAGWLCGTGCIKISLKNASILEPSFLYYYLGQPEIVSWIYNQAIGATMPNLNTSIIRSIPITYPSLTTQKKIAYILSSYDDLIENNTRRIEILEQMAKLVYEEWFVKFRFPGHENVKMVPSDLGEIPKRWKVREVSEILKRFKAGKKYTQDNVLEEGLIPVIDQSEKEILGFHNDIADHSASLKNPIMIFGDHTCKIKILIEPFSVGPNVIPFRSEDYPEIFVFFLIKNLVQTKEYKRHWNELQAKRVVLPDVPLAMDFVNVVNPLFKQITLLEHKNQNLRKTRDLLLPKLISGEIDVSDLDIHIRNGVQES is encoded by the coding sequence ATGGAATTCACAAAGCGTACTCTTGGCGATATTTGTGATGAGGTTAAAGGAATTGTTCAAACAGGTCCCTTTGGTTCACAGTTACATAAGTCCGACTACAAGGATGAAGGAATTCCAGTTGTGATGCCAAAGAACATTATTGAAGATAAGATCTCAATTGAAGAAATTGCTCGAATTGGAAAAAAAGATGTTGAACGTCTTTCTCAGCATAAACTTCAAAAAGGAGATATTGTTTACGGGCGTAGAGGTGATATTGGTCGTCGAGCTCTTATAAAAGGAGAACAGGCTGGATGGCTATGTGGAACAGGTTGCATTAAAATCAGCCTGAAGAACGCTAGTATACTTGAGCCTTCATTTCTATATTATTATTTAGGACAACCAGAGATTGTATCATGGATATACAATCAGGCAATCGGAGCGACGATGCCAAACTTGAATACAAGCATAATCCGTAGTATCCCGATCACTTATCCTTCTTTAACTACACAAAAAAAAATAGCCTATATTCTCTCCAGCTACGACGACCTAATCGAAAACAACACCCGGCGAATAGAAATCCTTGAACAGATGGCAAAGCTTGTTTATGAGGAATGGTTTGTTAAGTTCAGGTTTCCGGGGCATGAAAATGTAAAAATGGTTCCTTCAGATTTGGGGGAGATTCCGAAGAGATGGAAGGTTAGAGAAGTCTCCGAAATTCTGAAAAGATTTAAAGCTGGTAAAAAGTACACACAAGATAATGTTTTAGAAGAAGGTTTGATTCCGGTAATTGACCAGTCTGAAAAAGAAATATTAGGATTTCATAATGATATTGCGGATCATAGTGCCAGTTTAAAAAATCCAATAATGATATTCGGAGATCACACCTGTAAGATAAAAATACTTATTGAACCTTTTTCAGTAGGACCGAACGTTATACCTTTTAGATCTGAAGATTACCCTGAGATATTTGTATTTTTCCTGATTAAAAACTTGGTTCAGACGAAAGAATACAAAAGGCATTGGAATGAGTTACAAGCTAAAAGAGTTGTTTTGCCTGATGTTCCCCTAGCAATGGACTTTGTAAATGTAGTAAACCCTTTGTTTAAACAAATAACTTTACTTGAACACAAAAATCAAAATCTCCGCAAGACCCGCGACCTCCTTCTTCCAAAACTTATCTCAGGGGAAATAGATGTTTCTGATCTGGATATTCACATAAGAAACGGGGTTCAGGAATCGTAA
- a CDS encoding type I restriction-modification system subunit M yields the protein MAGNNNETEKRLWDVANELRANSGLKASEYSVPVLGLIFLRYAEFKFAQAEQELKLELENNSSSRRRKNEISKVDYQAKGVLYLPEKARYSYLLDLPESENTGKAVNEAMEAIEAENPELTDILPKNYTSFENDLLIALLKAFKLPTDIQGDAFGKIYEYFLGKFAMAEGQKGGEFFTPISLVKLIVEIIEPYHGKILDPACGSGGMFVQSAHFVENHHRKASSEISVYGQEKVADTVRLCKMNLAVHGLSGDIKEGNTYYENIHNSVDAFDFVMANPPFNVKKVDFEKVKGDKRLPLGTPSTDNANYLWIQHFWSALNEKGRAGFVMANSASDARGTEAEIRKQLIESNAVDIMVSIGSNFFYTVTLPCALWFLDKSKASTDRKDKILFIDAREIFTQVDRAHREFTAEQIEKIAGIVRSYREEEGSEPYEDVKGLCKVATLDEVREQGYSLNPGRYVGVAETVQEDFDFIERLEELNEELEGLNVEAKELEEQISENVTRLLRGSI from the coding sequence ATGGCAGGCAACAATAACGAAACTGAAAAAAGGTTATGGGACGTGGCTAATGAACTCCGGGCAAATTCCGGCTTGAAAGCCTCGGAATATTCTGTCCCCGTGCTCGGACTTATTTTTCTAAGGTATGCTGAATTCAAATTCGCTCAGGCAGAACAGGAACTAAAGCTGGAACTGGAAAATAACTCATCCAGCCGGAGAAGAAAAAATGAAATCTCAAAAGTGGATTATCAGGCAAAAGGAGTCCTCTACCTTCCTGAAAAAGCCAGATACTCCTATTTACTGGATCTGCCGGAAAGTGAAAACACAGGAAAAGCCGTCAATGAGGCAATGGAAGCAATTGAAGCCGAAAATCCGGAACTGACCGACATCCTGCCAAAAAACTACACATCTTTTGAAAATGACCTGCTCATTGCCCTTTTAAAAGCCTTTAAACTGCCCACGGACATTCAGGGAGACGCTTTCGGCAAGATCTACGAATACTTCCTCGGCAAATTCGCGATGGCCGAAGGCCAGAAAGGCGGGGAATTCTTTACCCCTATATCCCTTGTCAAGCTGATAGTTGAAATCATCGAGCCCTACCACGGAAAAATCCTTGACCCTGCCTGCGGGTCAGGCGGCATGTTCGTCCAGAGCGCCCATTTTGTGGAAAATCACCACCGAAAAGCCAGTTCCGAAATCTCAGTCTACGGCCAGGAAAAGGTAGCCGATACCGTCCGGCTCTGCAAAATGAACCTTGCAGTCCACGGCCTCTCAGGGGACATTAAAGAAGGCAACACCTATTATGAAAACATTCACAATTCGGTAGATGCTTTTGATTTCGTAATGGCAAATCCCCCTTTCAACGTGAAAAAAGTCGATTTTGAAAAGGTCAAAGGAGACAAAAGGCTTCCACTTGGCACCCCTTCGACTGATAACGCAAACTACCTCTGGATCCAGCACTTCTGGTCAGCCTTAAACGAAAAAGGCAGAGCAGGCTTCGTTATGGCAAACTCAGCCTCGGATGCCAGAGGCACAGAAGCCGAAATCAGAAAACAGCTTATCGAAAGCAATGCAGTTGACATAATGGTTTCTATCGGCTCAAACTTTTTCTACACCGTCACCCTCCCCTGCGCTCTCTGGTTCCTGGACAAAAGCAAAGCCAGCACCGACAGAAAAGATAAGATTCTCTTCATTGACGCCAGGGAAATTTTCACGCAGGTCGACAGGGCGCACAGAGAGTTTACAGCCGAGCAGATTGAAAAAATCGCTGGAATCGTCAGGAGCTACCGCGAAGAAGAAGGAAGTGAACCTTATGAGGATGTCAAGGGTTTGTGTAAGGTTGCAACTCTTGATGAGGTCAGAGAGCAGGGATATTCTCTGAATCCGGGAAGATATGTTGGGGTTGCTGAAACCGTTCAAGAAGATTTTGATTTTATCGAGAGGCTGGAAGAGTTGAATGAGGAGCTTGAAGGGCTAAATGTTGAGGCAAAGGAACTAGAAGAACAGATTTCTGAAAATGTGACTAGACTTTTAAGGGGATCGATTTAA